A stretch of Ischnura elegans chromosome 4, ioIscEleg1.1, whole genome shotgun sequence DNA encodes these proteins:
- the LOC124157959 gene encoding etoposide-induced protein 2.4, with amino-acid sequence MNNCSGILYAIFKGFVDSLKGTIVIFYLDKNIKERALKSPSKEQLVGRRKDVGREGTPAPKKHEEPKVLKRTLQCCALNGVVFWCSIIIFEAIVLPCLRYLVSLLFGHSPGMDKSVWYWMKPFLSWTFSATWVLPLFLLSKVVNSLWFQDIADSAYRYSRGRPQLLSSVSKLIADTLFSILVQALFLVQSMLVSMLPIAPVGDIVCLLHMCLLYSLYAFEYKWFNMGWELHKRLTFLEGNWPYFVGFGLPLAVLTAMPSSYIVSGCVFSILFPLFIISGNEAEPVTGVCDTPLQLFSPVIAISNTLFSRTIGKKAVSNTQPRR; translated from the exons ATGAATAATTGCTCG GGAATTCTGTACGCGATCTTCAAAGGATTCGTGGATAGCCTCAAAGGAACAATCGTCatattttatttggataaaaaCATTAAAGAGAGGGCCTTAAAGTCGCCTTCGAAGGAGCAGCTTGTTGGCCGAAGAAAAGATGTTGGACGAGAAGGAACCCCTGCGCCGAAAAAGCATGA AGAACCCAAAGTCTTGAAGAGAACTCTTCAGTGTTGTGCATTGAATGGTGTAGTTTTTTGGTGTAGTATCATCATTTTCGAAGCAATTGTGCTACCATGTCTTCGATATTTGGTTTCACTCCTGTTTGGTCATTCACCTGGAATGGACAAGTCTGTGTGGTATTGGATGAAACCATTTTTATCATGGACATTCAGTGCAACGTGGGTATTACCATTATTCCTGTTGAGCAAGGTTGTGAACAGTTTATGGTTTCAG GACATAGCTGATTCAGCCTATCGGTACAGTAGAGGAAGACCACAGCTGCTCTCCAGTGTTAGTAAGTTGATTGCAGACACACTGTTCAGCATATTAGTCCAAGCTCTCTTCTTGGTGCAG agtATGCTTGTCAGCATGCTCCCCATTGCTCCTGTAGGAGACATTGTGTGCTTACTGCACATGTGCCTCTTGTATTCATTGTATGCCTTTGAATACAAGTGGTTCAACATGGGTTGGGAACTTCACAAGCGTTTGACTTTCTTGGAGGGGAACTGGCCTTATTTTGTCGGATTTGGCCTTCCCCTTGCGGTATTGACAGCAATGCCATCATCGTATATTGTAAG tggCTGTGTCTTctcaatattatttccattgttcATTATAAGTGGAAACGAAGCAGAACCAGTTACTGGAGTTTG tgATACTCCTCTCCAGTTGTTCTCCCCTGTAATTGCTATCTCCAATACTCTCTTCAGTCGGACAATTGGGAAAAAAGCCGTTAGCAACACACAGCCAAGAAGATGA
- the LOC124157960 gene encoding trafficking protein particle complex subunit 4 — protein MVIYGVYIVSKSGGLIYHHDHNVPKLETEKTFSFPLDLKLEYENKKVVVVFGQRDGIMVGHVLMAVNGSVVTNRQLDDGRDVFDVIQSESNYPLNLKFGRPKMTTNDKIFLASMFYPLFAIASQLSPEPKSSGIEILEADTFKLHCFQTLTGVKFMVVAEPSQIGIESLLKRIYELYGDYALKNPFYSLEMPIRCELFENNLQNVLEQVEKTGISNV, from the exons ATGGTGATTTACGGAGTTTACATCGTTTCCAAGTCTGGTGGGCTTATATATCATCATGATCACAATGTTCCGAAGCTGGAAACTGAAAAAACATTTAGTTTCCCTTTGGATTTAAAATTGGAATACGAGAATAAAAAAGTGGTCGTCGTGTTTGGGCAACGGGATGGAATAATGG TGGGCCACGTATTGATGGCTGTAAATGGATCGGTGGTTACTAATCGACAGTTGGATGACGGTCGCGACGTTTTTGATGTCATACAGTCAGAGTCCAACTATCCACTCAATTTGAAGTTTGGTCGCCCTAAAATGACTAccaatgacaaaatatttttggctagTATGTTTTATCCTTTATTTGCTATAGCCAGTCAACTAAGTCCAGAACCAAAGAGTTCTGGTATAGAAATTCTAGAAGCTGATACATTCAAACTCCATTGCTTTCAAACACTTACAG GAGTGAAATTCATGGTAGTGGCTGAGCCATCGCAAATTGGAATAGAGAGCCTTCTTAAGAGAATATACGAACTTTATGGTGACTATGCACTAAAGAACCCTTTCTATTCGCTAGAAATGCCCATCAGGTGTGAACTGTTTGAAAATAATCTCCAAAATGTCTTGGAACAAGTTGAAAAAACTGGTATCAGTAACGTTTGA